In Flavobacterium okayamense, a single window of DNA contains:
- a CDS encoding MmcQ/YjbR family DNA-binding protein — protein MNIQQLYEFCLSKKGVTEHFPFDEDTLVFKVGGKMFCLTSLQDWEKGNPSLNLKCNPERAIELREQYDGVKPGWHMSKIHWNTLAVNSDVSQKLLIELINYSYDLVFSSLTKKLQAEIQNS, from the coding sequence ATGAATATCCAACAACTATACGAATTCTGCTTGTCAAAAAAAGGTGTAACCGAACATTTTCCATTTGATGAAGATACTCTGGTGTTTAAAGTTGGCGGAAAAATGTTTTGTTTAACTTCTTTACAAGATTGGGAAAAAGGAAATCCTTCGCTCAATTTAAAATGCAATCCAGAACGTGCAATTGAACTTCGCGAACAATATGATGGCGTAAAACCAGGTTGGCATATGAGTAAAATTCATTGGAATACACTTGCCGTTAATAGTGATGTTTCCCAAAAACTATTAATCGAATTAATCAACTATTCTTATGATTTGGTGTTTAGTAGTTTAACCAAAAAACTTCAAGCTGAAATTCAAAATTCTTAA
- the ahcY gene encoding adenosylhomocysteinase, whose amino-acid sequence MSTKTVPYVPYKVKDISLAAWGRKEIELAEAEMPGLMALRAEYAESQPLKGARIAGCLHMTIQTAVLIETLVALGADVTWSSCNIFSTQDHAAAAIAAAGIPVYAWKGMNEEEFDWCIEQTLFFGEDRQPLNMILDDGGDLTNMVFDRYPELIKGIKGLSEETTTGVHRLYERMENGTLHIPAINVNDSVTKSKFDNKYGCKESAVDAIRRATDVMLAGKRVVVCGYGDVGKGTAASFRGAGSIVTVTEIDPICALQAAMDGFEVKKLDTVVGNADIVITTTGNKDIVVGRHFEAMKDKTIVCNIGHFDNEIDMAWLNKNHGATKNEIKPQVDKYTINGNDIIILAEGRLVNLGCATGHPSFVMSNSFTNQTLAQLELWTNTDAYENKVYMLPKHLDEKVAALHLAKIGVELETLSPDQAKYIGVTVEGPYKPEYYRY is encoded by the coding sequence ATGAGTACAAAAACTGTTCCTTACGTACCTTACAAAGTTAAAGACATTTCTTTAGCTGCTTGGGGAAGAAAAGAAATTGAATTAGCAGAAGCTGAAATGCCAGGTTTAATGGCTTTACGTGCAGAATATGCAGAAAGTCAACCTTTAAAAGGTGCGAGAATTGCTGGATGTTTACACATGACGATTCAAACAGCTGTTTTAATTGAAACTTTAGTAGCTTTAGGTGCTGATGTAACTTGGAGTTCTTGTAATATTTTTTCAACTCAAGATCATGCTGCTGCTGCTATTGCTGCTGCAGGAATTCCAGTTTACGCTTGGAAAGGTATGAACGAAGAAGAATTCGATTGGTGTATTGAGCAAACGTTATTCTTTGGTGAAGATCGTCAACCGTTAAACATGATTTTAGATGATGGTGGAGATTTAACTAATATGGTTTTCGACCGTTACCCTGAATTAATCAAAGGAATTAAAGGTTTATCAGAAGAAACTACAACTGGAGTTCACCGTTTATATGAAAGAATGGAAAATGGAACATTACACATTCCTGCCATTAACGTAAACGATTCGGTTACTAAATCGAAATTCGATAACAAATACGGATGTAAAGAATCTGCTGTAGATGCTATTCGTCGTGCTACTGACGTTATGTTAGCTGGTAAAAGAGTGGTTGTTTGTGGATATGGTGACGTAGGTAAAGGTACTGCTGCATCATTCCGTGGAGCTGGTTCTATTGTAACCGTAACTGAAATTGATCCAATTTGTGCTTTACAAGCTGCAATGGATGGTTTCGAAGTTAAAAAATTAGATACTGTTGTTGGTAATGCTGATATCGTAATTACTACTACAGGAAATAAAGATATCGTTGTGGGTCGTCATTTTGAAGCGATGAAAGATAAAACTATCGTGTGTAACATCGGACACTTCGATAATGAAATTGACATGGCATGGTTAAATAAAAACCACGGTGCTACTAAAAACGAAATCAAACCTCAAGTTGATAAATATACAATCAACGGAAATGACATTATCATTTTAGCGGAAGGTCGTTTAGTAAACTTAGGATGCGCTACAGGTCACCCAAGTTTTGTAATGAGTAACTCATTTACAAACCAAACCTTAGCTCAATTAGAGTTATGGACAAATACTGATGCTTACGAAAACAAAGTGTATATGTTACCAAAGCATTTAGATGAAAAAGTTGCTGCTTTACACTTAGCTAAAATAGGTGTTGAATTAGAAACTTTATCTCCAGACCAGGCTAAATATATTGGTGTAACGGTTGAAGGTCCATACAAACCAGAATATTATAGATACTAA
- a CDS encoding geranylgeranylglyceryl/heptaprenylglyceryl phosphate synthase, producing the protein MNFYHYILQAIQSKRKLLAILIDPEKIEFDAIPTLCDKIKKSPATHIFFGGSTYDGNDFDEIVKRIKQKLDLPVFLFPGDYNQISEAANALLFLSLVSGRNPEYLIEQQIKAVKKLEHSSLEIIPTAYLLIESGVKTAVERVSQTKPLDRKDLKIIKNTAKASEYLGMKLVYLEAGSGAKIGVSKEIIEAVKQKINIPLIVGGGIKSALEIENAFTAGADMVVIGTAFEENPNFFELL; encoded by the coding sequence ATGAATTTTTATCACTATATTTTACAAGCTATCCAATCAAAAAGGAAACTTTTAGCCATCTTAATTGATCCTGAGAAAATTGAATTTGATGCTATTCCAACTTTGTGTGATAAAATTAAAAAATCGCCTGCCACACATATTTTTTTTGGTGGAAGTACTTATGATGGAAATGATTTTGATGAAATTGTAAAAAGAATAAAACAAAAACTTGACTTACCTGTATTTTTATTTCCTGGCGATTATAATCAAATCTCTGAAGCGGCTAATGCTTTACTTTTTTTAAGTTTAGTTTCAGGTAGAAATCCAGAATATTTAATTGAACAACAAATTAAAGCCGTAAAAAAATTAGAACATTCTTCTTTAGAAATTATTCCTACAGCCTATTTACTTATTGAAAGTGGAGTTAAAACTGCTGTAGAACGAGTTAGTCAAACTAAACCTTTAGATAGAAAAGACTTGAAAATAATTAAAAATACTGCTAAAGCATCTGAATATTTAGGCATGAAACTCGTTTATCTTGAAGCGGGAAGTGGTGCTAAAATTGGAGTATCAAAAGAAATTATTGAGGCTGTAAAACAAAAAATAAACATCCCTTTAATTGTTGGCGGCGGTATTAAATCCGCGCTTGAAATTGAAAATGCTTTTACAGCTGGTGCCGATATGGTGGTGATTGGAACTGCTTTCGAAGAAAATCCTAACTTTTTTGAATTGTTATAA
- a CDS encoding 4'-phosphopantetheinyl transferase family protein: protein MPFHKSIVINNFTTAYFWKITEDFNELFRAVQLKDLSLARLEKMKSESHQKGFLAVRMLLQHLGYSDFDLFYDESGKPHLEKKEEREKKKDLHISISHSFDFSCICISSDKIVGIDIEIIKPKILKIAPRFMDLSHLENLSENDRIEKATVIWGAKESIFKIKNEKGISFPNHIFEAPFFLSDSNCNAELRFNNTIEKFFIQFYKVEEYIFVVALPNK from the coding sequence ATGCCGTTTCATAAATCGATAGTAATTAACAACTTTACCACTGCTTACTTTTGGAAGATTACTGAAGATTTCAATGAACTCTTTAGAGCAGTACAATTAAAAGATTTATCATTAGCTCGTTTAGAGAAAATGAAATCCGAAAGTCATCAAAAAGGATTTTTAGCGGTACGTATGCTATTACAACATTTAGGTTATTCTGATTTTGATTTGTTTTATGATGAAAGTGGGAAACCGCATTTAGAGAAAAAAGAAGAAAGAGAAAAGAAAAAAGACTTACATATTTCTATTTCGCATTCTTTTGACTTTTCTTGTATTTGTATTAGTAGCGATAAAATTGTGGGAATCGATATAGAAATAATTAAACCTAAAATTTTGAAAATCGCACCTCGATTTATGGATCTTTCGCATTTAGAAAATTTATCCGAGAACGATAGAATTGAAAAAGCAACTGTTATTTGGGGCGCTAAAGAATCTATTTTTAAAATAAAAAATGAAAAAGGGATTAGTTTTCCTAATCATATTTTTGAAGCCCCATTTTTCCTTTCAGACTCTAATTGCAATGCCGAATTACGTTTTAATAATACAATAGAAAAATTCTTTATACAATTTTATAAAGTAGAAGAATATATCTTTGTAGTCGCTTTACCTAATAAATAA
- a CDS encoding cyclase family protein, which yields MIATIKHNDKTLTVDFSQPLDISLPLTNDNQNPIAWYQDEPKIEPVTMGDWIGKVSEGKSWTNFNNIFFNPHAHGTHTECLGHITKDFYSVNQHLKTFFFLANLISIEPVEVGDDFIITKEQVEKGLNGTNPEAIVIRTLPNIESKKHKNYSHSNPPYLSDKAATYLREIGIKHLLIDLPSVDKEHDEGKLLAHKAFWNVKDVNQVNEDARFNCTITEMIFVDNSIKDGSYLLNLQIASFENDASPSKPILYKIIANH from the coding sequence ATGATAGCTACTATTAAACATAACGATAAAACTTTAACCGTTGATTTTTCTCAACCTTTAGATATTTCTTTACCCTTAACTAACGATAATCAAAATCCTATTGCGTGGTATCAAGATGAACCCAAAATTGAACCCGTAACTATGGGCGATTGGATTGGAAAAGTTTCTGAAGGAAAATCATGGACTAATTTCAATAATATTTTCTTCAATCCGCATGCACACGGAACACACACCGAATGTTTAGGACATATTACCAAAGATTTTTACAGTGTTAACCAACATTTGAAAACGTTTTTCTTTTTAGCTAATTTAATTTCAATTGAACCAGTTGAAGTTGGTGATGATTTTATCATTACAAAAGAACAAGTTGAAAAAGGGCTTAATGGAACGAATCCTGAAGCAATTGTGATTAGAACACTTCCGAATATTGAAAGTAAAAAACATAAAAATTATTCCCATTCAAATCCGCCGTATTTATCAGATAAAGCAGCAACATACTTAAGAGAAATTGGTATTAAGCACCTATTGATTGATTTACCAAGTGTAGACAAAGAGCATGACGAAGGAAAATTATTAGCTCATAAAGCATTTTGGAATGTAAAAGACGTAAACCAAGTGAATGAGGATGCTCGTTTTAATTGTACGATTACTGAAATGATTTTCGTTGATAATAGTATCAAAGACGGAAGTTATTTACTGAATTTACAAATCGCTTCGTTTGAGAATGATGCTTCGCCTTCAAAGCCAATTTTATATAAAATTATTGCTAATCACTAA
- a CDS encoding NAD(P)/FAD-dependent oxidoreductase, with translation MTTTVVIGGSFAGMTAALEIKRKGKDQHKVVLIDKSPVFMFIPSLIWVPFGRRDIKDISFRKDAILTKKGVEFVNAEALNVDVKNQTVKTDKGDFKYDHLVVATGPKVKYDVAPGVAEYTHYIGTPNGAMKTRKALEEFKKNPGPIVIGATQNAGCMGAAYEFLFNIEKWLREQNIRKKVDLYWITPEDYLGHFGIDGMPMGETMLKSFMKMFNIHYKTQVGVDEVTSETIKLSNGEVLPYKFSMLMPPFIGVDFVSNSPELHATTTGYVPVKDSYQHVDYPNVWAAGIAVNVPLPFTPGKVPFSSPKTGYPSDETGKIVAENIIRVTKGEAKLKEKAWGRIPGLCVMDAGKKEVLLVSSSLFKPRTFAIMIPNVIYDINKVILEKYFLWKSKNGYSNLP, from the coding sequence ATGACAACAACGGTAGTAATAGGCGGAAGCTTTGCAGGAATGACCGCTGCACTGGAAATTAAAAGAAAAGGTAAAGATCAACATAAGGTTGTTTTAATCGACAAATCACCTGTTTTTATGTTTATTCCCTCTTTGATTTGGGTTCCATTTGGAAGACGCGATATTAAAGACATTTCTTTTAGAAAAGATGCTATTTTAACCAAAAAAGGAGTCGAATTTGTAAATGCAGAGGCTTTAAATGTAGATGTTAAAAATCAAACTGTTAAAACAGACAAAGGTGATTTTAAATATGATCATTTGGTAGTAGCAACCGGCCCAAAAGTAAAATATGATGTTGCTCCTGGCGTTGCTGAATATACACATTATATCGGTACACCTAATGGTGCAATGAAAACTCGAAAAGCCTTAGAAGAATTCAAGAAAAATCCTGGTCCAATTGTTATTGGAGCTACTCAAAATGCGGGTTGTATGGGTGCTGCTTATGAATTTTTATTTAATATAGAAAAATGGTTACGTGAGCAAAATATCCGTAAAAAAGTAGATTTATATTGGATTACCCCTGAAGACTATTTAGGACATTTTGGAATTGATGGTATGCCAATGGGTGAAACAATGTTAAAGTCATTTATGAAAATGTTTAACATCCATTACAAAACACAAGTTGGTGTTGACGAAGTGACATCAGAAACTATTAAACTATCAAACGGAGAAGTTTTACCTTATAAATTCTCAATGTTAATGCCTCCGTTTATTGGGGTTGATTTTGTAAGTAATTCACCAGAATTACATGCTACAACTACAGGCTATGTTCCTGTAAAAGACAGTTACCAACACGTGGATTATCCAAATGTATGGGCGGCGGGAATTGCAGTAAATGTTCCATTACCTTTTACACCAGGAAAAGTACCATTTTCTTCTCCAAAAACAGGTTATCCAAGTGATGAAACAGGTAAAATTGTTGCCGAAAATATTATAAGAGTAACCAAAGGTGAAGCAAAACTAAAAGAAAAAGCTTGGGGAAGAATTCCAGGATTATGTGTGATGGATGCTGGTAAAAAAGAAGTACTTTTAGTTTCTTCAAGTTTATTTAAACCAAGAACATTCGCGATTATGATTCCAAATGTCATCTACGATATTAACAAAGTAATTCTCGAGAAGTATTTCTTGTGGAAATCTAAAAATGGTTATTCTAATTTGCCGTAA
- a CDS encoding DUF3667 domain-containing protein, translated as MEEAKNCINCNEPLIGKFCYNCGEKVVEKSDFSIKTILQQFVDGFTNFDSKFIKSFWFLLFKPGQLTENYVNGVRKPFMKPFQLFIVVNVLFFFILSGADIFRIPSGYFFSIESNLKALEAIANTKQESVEFLKQIYDSESLTNSKLYIFILIPFLSFIIWLVNFKKKLQFGIHAIFAIHYLSFFMLFCVTLVILPREWFSPRVTQLTIFSFNFLYLTFALKRFYNDNWKITLLKTFTIVIVFFALIFLYREQISQFTLYLMHK; from the coding sequence GTGGAAGAAGCTAAAAATTGCATCAATTGTAACGAACCTTTAATAGGGAAATTCTGCTATAATTGTGGTGAAAAAGTAGTGGAAAAATCCGATTTTTCTATTAAAACTATTCTACAGCAATTTGTTGATGGGTTTACCAATTTTGATTCTAAGTTTATTAAAAGCTTTTGGTTTTTATTATTTAAACCCGGTCAACTAACTGAAAACTATGTAAATGGAGTTCGTAAACCATTTATGAAACCTTTTCAATTGTTTATCGTTGTAAACGTTTTATTCTTTTTCATTTTATCTGGAGCAGACATTTTCAGAATTCCGTCGGGTTATTTTTTCTCAATTGAAAGTAATCTAAAAGCTTTAGAAGCAATTGCCAACACTAAACAAGAATCTGTTGAATTTTTGAAACAAATCTATGATTCTGAGTCTTTAACGAATTCGAAATTGTATATTTTTATTCTCATTCCTTTTTTAAGTTTTATTATATGGTTAGTTAATTTCAAAAAGAAACTACAATTTGGAATTCATGCCATATTTGCGATACATTATTTGTCATTTTTTATGTTATTTTGTGTAACATTAGTCATTCTTCCAAGAGAATGGTTTTCGCCACGAGTAACACAATTAACTATTTTTAGCTTTAATTTTTTATACTTAACATTTGCCTTAAAAAGGTTTTATAATGACAATTGGAAAATAACTTTATTAAAAACATTTACTATAGTTATAGTCTTTTTTGCTTTAATCTTTTTGTATAGAGAACAAATAAGCCAGTTTACACTTTATTTAATGCATAAATAA
- a CDS encoding DUF4407 domain-containing protein, whose product MLKKFFILCSGADKDVVASCSNGEQNKYAGIGATVFFTAVMAFLASSYALYTVFDNYYMAMGFGLVWGLLIFNLDRFIVSTIKKRDSFKSEFIQATPRIILALIIAVVISKPLEIKIFEKEINSVLLKEKNELALQNKNQVTNFFKKDIDQNQAKIDSLKSDIIKKETEVNDLYSVYITEAEGTAGTKKLGKGPVYKEKREKHDAALKELDTLKAINAAKIKDLESNAKTLQANLDNKVTETQPIIDNFDGLMARINALSKLPFMPSFFIMLLFFAIETAPIIAKLLAPKGEYDFKIEDAEMATINVLSQNKYQSELQRKTDAEIYDQVYNDIKTDKELYDYKKQKATELLKLQADGFVEKQKKAL is encoded by the coding sequence ATGTTAAAAAAATTCTTTATCCTTTGTTCGGGGGCCGACAAAGATGTTGTTGCTAGTTGTAGCAATGGCGAACAAAACAAATATGCTGGAATAGGTGCTACCGTTTTCTTTACTGCAGTAATGGCTTTCTTGGCTTCGAGCTATGCGCTTTACACAGTTTTTGATAATTATTATATGGCTATGGGTTTTGGTCTGGTTTGGGGTTTGCTTATTTTCAATCTCGACCGATTCATTGTTTCTACTATTAAAAAGCGAGATAGTTTTAAAAGTGAATTTATTCAGGCAACACCGCGTATAATTTTAGCTTTAATTATAGCAGTTGTTATTTCAAAACCTCTAGAAATTAAGATTTTTGAAAAGGAAATCAATTCGGTTTTACTGAAAGAAAAAAATGAATTAGCACTCCAAAATAAAAATCAGGTAACTAATTTCTTTAAAAAAGATATAGACCAAAATCAAGCTAAAATTGACAGTTTAAAATCGGATATTATTAAAAAAGAAACAGAAGTAAACGATTTGTATTCTGTTTACATTACTGAAGCCGAAGGAACTGCCGGTACAAAAAAGTTAGGAAAAGGTCCGGTTTACAAAGAAAAAAGAGAAAAGCACGATGCAGCTCTAAAAGAACTGGATACTTTAAAAGCAATCAATGCGGCAAAAATTAAAGATTTAGAAAGTAATGCTAAAACATTACAAGCTAACTTGGATAATAAAGTAACCGAAACCCAACCAATAATTGACAATTTTGATGGTTTAATGGCGCGAATTAATGCGTTAAGCAAGCTACCGTTTATGCCTTCATTTTTTATCATGTTGTTGTTTTTTGCTATTGAAACAGCTCCAATTATTGCGAAGTTATTAGCTCCAAAAGGCGAATACGATTTTAAAATTGAAGATGCTGAAATGGCTACTATAAATGTCTTGTCTCAAAATAAATACCAAAGCGAATTACAACGTAAAACGGATGCCGAAATTTACGACCAAGTTTATAACGATATTAAAACGGATAAAGAATTATACGATTACAAAAAGCAAAAAGCAACTGAGTTATTAAAACTTCAAGCGGATGGTTTTGTAGAAAAACAGAAAAAAGCTTTATAA